Proteins co-encoded in one Pseudophryne corroboree isolate aPseCor3 chromosome 1, aPseCor3.hap2, whole genome shotgun sequence genomic window:
- the LOC135060250 gene encoding uncharacterized protein LOC135060250, translated as MADTAHVSIEFVIVSAVLLLDSACERIFELLTFCSLFSSYVMRRRRLQYLRDTTIRRRQYLRRRRSFISASVTTILNLNHSTQRKLWSRERQHGQVFMQSVLNFQDVQWKCHFRMSRHTFHYLLDLMSPALSRQTTNFRSPIEPSRRLAIALWWYATPGEYRTIACLFGVGISTVCTIVHEVTKALVDNLYHRFISLPQGQRLDETIVGFVESGYPQCAGAIDGTHIPIIAPHDNHADYYNRKGWHSIVLQAVVDHKYCFTDVFIGWPGRSHDARVLANSDLYRVAEDKQGGYLFPREKSKFVDGVEIPVHIIGDAAYPLRRWLMKGFTQHVQLSPNQITYTHTLSSARMVVENAFGRLKGRWRCLMKRNDVDINIMPNIVAACCILHNLCEFQREEFLPEWTVQATAAYPALDCEAYLGDHSGSAEQMRSAIMANLPSLLR; from the exons atggccgacacagcacatgtctctatagagtttgtgatagtctcagctgtactactcttggattcagcctgtgagaggatatttgagcttctcacattctgtagcttgttcagcagctatgttatgaggaggaggaggctgcagtatttgagagacaccACCATTCGTCGTCggcaatacctgcgcaggaggagatcgtttatatctgcttctgtgaccaccatactcaaccttaaccACAGTACTCAACGAAAATTGTGGtctagagaacggcagcatgggcaagtttttatgcaaagtgtactgaactttcaggatgttcagtggaagtgtcacttcaggatgtcacgtcacacattccactatcttttggatttaatgtccccagcactctctagacagaccacaaacttcaggtcaccaatagagccaagcaggaggctagctatagcattgtggtggtatgccactcccggtgaatatcgcacaattgcttgcctgTTTGGTGTGGGGATATCTACCGTGTGCACCATTGTACATGAAGTGACCAAagcattggtggacaacctataccacCGATTTATATCTCTTCCGCAAGGCCAGCGTTTGGATGAAACAATTGTGGgatttgtggagtctggatatccgcagtgtgcaggtgcaattgatggtacccacatccctataatcgcacctcatgataatcatgccgactactacaacagaaagggatggcattccattgttttgcaagctgtggtggatcataagtattg tttCACTGACGTATTCATCGGCTGGCCGGGGCGGTCACATGACGCTCGAGTTCTTGCAAACTCTGATCTGTACCGGgtagcagaggacaagcaagggggctacctttttccaagagag AAATCCAAatttgtggacggagtggagataccggtacacataattggtgatgcagcctacccgttacgacgatggctcatgaaggggttcacccaacatgtccagctgagccccaatcaaattacatatacacacaccctgagctcggcaagaatggtggttgaaaatgcctttggacgattaaaaggacgttggcgctgtcttatgaagcgcaatgatgtagacattaatatcatgcctaacattgttgcagcatgttgtattctgcataacttatgtgagtttcagagggaggaattcctaccagagtggacagtgcaggcCACTGCTGCGTACCCTGCCCTTGATTGTGAGGCCTATTTGGGCGACCATTCtggtagtgcagaacagatgaggtctgctataatggccaaccttccctcattactcCGTTAA